Proteins from one Gilliamella sp. ESL0443 genomic window:
- the rsmA gene encoding 16S rRNA (adenine(1518)-N(6)/adenine(1519)-N(6))-dimethyltransferase RsmA, translating to MNNRVHQGHFARKRFGQNFLHDNYIIESIVAAIQPKKGEALVEIGPGLAALTVPVSKLVDHLTVIEIDRDLASRLVENPFLQNKISVIEQDALNFDFNKLSDTLGQPLRVFGNLPYNISTPLMFHLFEYAPIITDMHFMLQKEVVTRLVAAPNSKSYGRLSVMAQYYCQIIPVLEVPPTAFKPAPKVDSAVVKLIPYKEKPYLVNDIKVLSRITTEAFNQRRKTIRNSLSNLFNSEQIAELGIDPNLRAENLTVQQYCLLANAWK from the coding sequence ATGAATAATCGTGTTCATCAAGGTCATTTTGCCCGTAAACGATTTGGTCAAAACTTTCTACATGATAATTATATTATTGAAAGTATTGTGGCAGCCATACAACCTAAGAAAGGAGAAGCACTGGTTGAAATAGGACCAGGGCTTGCCGCATTGACAGTACCTGTAAGTAAATTGGTAGATCATTTAACTGTTATTGAGATTGATAGAGATTTAGCTAGCCGATTAGTTGAAAATCCTTTTTTACAAAATAAAATCAGTGTGATTGAACAAGACGCACTAAATTTTGATTTCAACAAATTGTCCGATACATTAGGTCAACCTCTGAGAGTTTTTGGTAATTTACCTTATAATATTTCAACACCATTGATGTTTCACTTATTCGAATATGCACCAATCATTACTGATATGCATTTTATGCTGCAAAAAGAGGTTGTTACTCGTTTAGTTGCTGCACCTAACAGCAAAAGTTATGGTCGATTGAGTGTTATGGCACAATACTACTGCCAAATCATCCCTGTTTTAGAAGTACCACCTACAGCTTTTAAACCAGCACCTAAAGTTGATTCAGCTGTAGTTAAACTAATACCTTACAAAGAAAAGCCCTATTTAGTTAATGATATTAAAGTACTATCACGTATTACTACCGAAGCTTTTAACCAAAGACGTAAAACAATTCGTAATAGCTTAAGTAATTTATTTAACAGTGAGCAAATAGCTGAATTAGGTATTGACCCGAATTTACGTGCGGAAAATTTGACAGTACAACAATATTGTCTGTTAGCAAACGCTTGGAAATAA
- the pcnB gene encoding polynucleotide adenylyltransferase PcnB, whose amino-acid sequence MFHHKERQESHYISISRNEHNISRKNISENALKVLYRLNKQGYEAYLVGGCIRDLLLGKKPKDFDIATNATPEQIQKIFRNCRLIGKRFRLAHIMFGKEIIEVATFRGDHDDQSEQKNISKRSQAGMLLRDNVYGTIEQDAVRRDFTMNALYYSVKDYTIRDYCGGLKDLQNGIIRLIGEPQTRYREDPVRMLRTIRFAAKLNMKIDPATAEPIKKLAPLLNNIPSARLFDESLKLLQSGYGYDTYILLKQYHLFKQLFPVVERLFTHDHEGNMEKMIAQVLKNTDYRIANEQRINPAFLYAAFFWYPIIEQTQLNCIESGLQYYDSFSMAINDVLNEQCRIIAIPRRLTAVMGDMWRLQLRMKKREGKRAFIILEHQKFRAAYDLLEMRASIEKGELLDLAKWWDEFQQVSTEKKIVMVRQLGKTNKRRTKR is encoded by the coding sequence ATGTTCCATCATAAAGAGCGACAAGAGTCGCATTATATTTCCATCTCACGTAATGAGCATAATATTTCTCGGAAAAATATAAGCGAAAATGCGTTGAAAGTACTTTATCGATTGAATAAACAAGGATATGAAGCCTATCTCGTAGGTGGTTGTATCCGCGATCTTCTTTTAGGTAAAAAACCAAAAGATTTCGATATTGCGACAAATGCTACACCAGAACAAATTCAAAAGATTTTTCGAAATTGCCGCTTGATAGGTAAACGCTTTCGTTTAGCTCATATTATGTTTGGAAAAGAGATAATTGAGGTTGCAACGTTCCGAGGTGATCATGATGATCAGAGTGAACAAAAGAACATATCAAAACGATCACAAGCAGGTATGTTATTACGAGATAATGTCTATGGAACGATAGAGCAAGATGCCGTTCGTCGTGATTTCACTATGAATGCGCTTTATTATAGCGTCAAAGATTATACAATTCGTGATTATTGTGGTGGACTAAAAGATTTACAAAATGGCATTATTCGATTAATTGGTGAGCCACAAACAAGATATCGTGAAGATCCAGTCAGAATGTTAAGGACAATCCGTTTTGCAGCAAAACTTAACATGAAAATTGACCCTGCTACTGCTGAACCAATAAAAAAACTGGCTCCATTATTAAATAATATTCCTTCTGCCCGCCTTTTTGATGAATCTTTGAAATTATTACAATCAGGATATGGTTACGATACTTATATATTATTAAAGCAGTATCATTTATTTAAACAATTGTTTCCAGTGGTTGAACGTTTATTTACACATGACCATGAAGGAAATATGGAAAAAATGATTGCTCAAGTGTTAAAAAATACTGATTACCGTATAGCAAATGAGCAACGCATAAACCCTGCTTTTTTATATGCAGCATTTTTTTGGTATCCAATTATAGAACAAACTCAATTAAACTGCATTGAGAGCGGTTTGCAATATTATGATTCTTTTTCTATGGCAATTAATGATGTACTAAATGAGCAATGCCGTATTATCGCTATACCAAGACGTTTGACAGCGGTTATGGGTGATATGTGGCGATTACAATTAAGAATGAAAAAACGAGAAGGAAAACGTGCATTTATCATCTTAGAGCATCAAAAGTTCCGAGCAGCTTATGATCTATTAGAAATGCGAGCTTCTATCGAAAAAGGTGAGCTTTTAGATTTAGCTAAGTGGTGGGATGAATTTCAACAAGTATCGACTGAAAAGAAAATAGTCATGGTAAGACAACTTGGTAAAACGAATAAACGACGGACTAAACGTTAA
- the fabR gene encoding HTH-type transcriptional repressor FabR translates to MKNVKTCGVRAQQKERTRRSLIDAAFHQLNAEQGFASLSLREVSREAGIAATSFYRHFRDMDELGLAMVDESGLTLRQLLRQARKRIEKGGSVLRTSVTTFIEFIDKNPKVFLLLLREKAGTSSAFRSAIAREIQHFIVELVDYLDNANQMPHHYNEAQAEAMVTIAFNAGAEAIDFDIVQRQKLIEDLIFQLRMVSRGAYYLYHKEKIKNNNE, encoded by the coding sequence ATGAAAAATGTTAAAACCTGTGGAGTTAGAGCGCAGCAAAAGGAGAGAACTCGTCGAAGTTTAATTGATGCTGCATTTCATCAACTCAACGCGGAACAAGGTTTTGCAAGTTTAAGTCTGCGCGAAGTTTCCCGTGAGGCAGGTATAGCTGCTACATCATTTTATCGCCATTTTCGTGATATGGATGAGTTAGGTTTAGCGATGGTTGATGAGAGCGGTTTAACTCTTCGTCAATTATTGCGCCAAGCTCGAAAACGTATTGAAAAGGGAGGGAGTGTTCTTCGAACTTCGGTAACCACCTTTATTGAATTTATTGATAAAAACCCTAAAGTATTTTTATTGTTGCTCAGAGAAAAAGCCGGAACTTCTTCAGCATTCAGATCGGCAATTGCACGCGAAATTCAGCACTTTATTGTGGAGCTTGTTGATTATTTAGACAATGCCAATCAAATGCCACATCATTATAATGAAGCTCAAGCCGAAGCAATGGTGACTATCGCATTTAATGCTGGCGCGGAAGCAATTGATTTCGACATAGTACAACGCCAAAAACTAATTGAAGATCTTATATTTCAACTTCGTATGGTTTCTCGTGGCGCTTATTACCTTTATCATAAAGAAAAAATCAAAAATAATAATGAATAA
- the apaH gene encoding bis(5'-nucleosyl)-tetraphosphatase (symmetrical) ApaH gives MANLIIGDIHGCYDEFMRLLEKADFSSSDTLWLTGDLVARGPKSLEVLRFVKQNSEQTRLVLGNHDLHLLSIYANVTPSKKKDNLDELIHADDFDELMNWLRKQPLIQIDEKLKLIMTHAGISPQWDLETLKKCANDLHQVLSSDSYPLFLDKMYGNFPDEWSYELQGLDRLRFIANALTRMRYCYEDGRLDFYCKDQPDEAPSKLKPWFSLPSKIPSEYSIAFGHWAALNGKGTPENIYALDTGCCWGGKLTCLRFEDKKYFKKKNMKN, from the coding sequence ATGGCAAATCTAATAATTGGTGATATTCACGGCTGTTATGATGAGTTTATGCGACTATTAGAGAAAGCTGATTTTTCATCATCAGATACCTTATGGCTTACTGGAGATTTAGTTGCTAGAGGACCAAAATCACTTGAAGTTCTTAGATTTGTAAAACAAAACAGCGAACAAACAAGATTAGTTTTAGGTAACCACGACTTACATTTACTCTCAATTTACGCCAATGTTACACCATCAAAAAAGAAGGATAATCTTGACGAACTCATCCACGCTGATGATTTCGATGAACTAATGAATTGGTTGCGTAAACAACCATTAATTCAAATAGATGAAAAATTAAAACTTATTATGACTCATGCCGGAATATCTCCACAATGGGATCTTGAAACATTGAAAAAATGTGCTAATGATCTTCATCAGGTTTTAAGTAGTGACTCATATCCCCTCTTTCTTGACAAAATGTATGGTAACTTTCCTGATGAATGGTCATATGAATTACAAGGGTTAGATCGATTACGCTTCATTGCTAATGCTTTAACAAGAATGCGTTACTGTTACGAAGATGGACGGCTTGATTTTTATTGTAAAGATCAACCAGATGAGGCTCCATCGAAACTTAAACCATGGTTTTCATTACCAAGTAAAATTCCATCAGAATATAGTATTGCTTTTGGTCATTGGGCAGCATTGAATGGAAAAGGAACACCTGAAAATATTTACGCACTCGATACAGGGTGCTGTTGGGGTGGCAAATTAACATGTTTACGATTTGAAGATAAAAAATATTTCAAAAAGAAAAACATGAAAAATTAA
- the surA gene encoding peptidylprolyl isomerase SurA, whose amino-acid sequence MKLLKLFIALNLSVNLVLFTPFSANAAPKVVEQVAAVVNNNVILESDVSDMLKTIKASADPKSLPNDKILRKQIIDRLVVEKLILQRAAKAKITISDDEVTAAIDRIAAENGMTIDQLRSRLSTMGMSYSTYRDRIHTDMLIEQARLHEVRPRIKVSNREVEHLTKTIANQPTNNIDVKISHILITIPEKASKQQVDSATNKAMDIINRAKKGENFAKLAASYSNDDLALKGGSMGWKKLNELPTIFEERLIRAPKGSIIGPIRSGVGIHILKVDDNRSETPQKITLQEVNARHILIKTNVLVTDQVAKQKLINIRKAITSGATTFAAAAKANSEDTGSKDSGGNLGWNRPEVYDEGFRTALSQLKKGEISQPIKSSYGWHIIQLIDTRQTDGTNLVKKDQAYRMIFNRKFAEEAQVWIQELKGDAYIKITGDGKNE is encoded by the coding sequence ATGAAATTATTAAAACTTTTTATTGCATTAAACTTGAGTGTTAATTTAGTGCTCTTTACACCTTTTTCAGCAAATGCAGCTCCAAAAGTGGTAGAACAGGTTGCAGCTGTTGTGAATAACAACGTCATTTTAGAAAGTGATGTTAGTGACATGCTCAAAACGATTAAAGCGAGCGCCGATCCTAAATCTTTACCTAATGATAAAATACTTAGAAAACAAATTATTGATCGCCTTGTTGTTGAAAAATTAATTTTACAAAGAGCGGCTAAAGCAAAAATTACTATTAGTGATGATGAAGTTACCGCCGCAATCGATAGAATAGCTGCTGAAAATGGTATGACAATAGATCAACTAAGAAGCAGATTATCAACTATGGGCATGAGCTATAGCACTTATCGTGATCGTATTCATACTGATATGCTAATAGAACAAGCGCGCTTGCATGAAGTTCGACCTAGAATCAAAGTCTCTAACAGAGAAGTAGAACATTTAACCAAAACAATAGCTAACCAACCAACTAACAATATTGATGTTAAAATTAGTCATATTCTCATTACTATTCCAGAAAAAGCGTCTAAACAACAAGTTGATAGTGCTACCAATAAAGCGATGGACATCATCAATCGTGCAAAAAAAGGGGAAAATTTTGCTAAATTAGCCGCGTCATACTCAAATGATGATCTTGCTTTAAAAGGTGGATCAATGGGCTGGAAAAAGTTAAATGAGTTACCTACTATTTTTGAGGAACGACTAATTCGAGCGCCAAAAGGAAGTATTATAGGACCAATTCGCTCTGGAGTTGGGATTCACATATTAAAAGTTGACGATAACCGTTCTGAAACACCACAAAAAATTACACTTCAAGAAGTTAATGCTCGTCATATTTTAATTAAAACCAACGTATTAGTTACCGATCAGGTGGCTAAACAAAAATTAATTAACATTCGCAAAGCCATTACCAGCGGAGCAACAACTTTTGCTGCAGCAGCAAAAGCTAACTCAGAAGACACTGGTTCAAAAGATAGTGGTGGTAATTTAGGATGGAATAGGCCAGAAGTTTATGATGAAGGTTTCAGGACTGCATTATCACAATTGAAAAAGGGTGAAATCAGTCAACCAATAAAATCATCTTATGGTTGGCATATAATCCAACTAATTGATACCAGACAAACTGACGGTACAAACTTAGTTAAAAAAGATCAAGCTTATCGTATGATTTTCAATAGAAAATTTGCTGAAGAAGCACAAGTTTGGATTCAAGAGTTAAAAGGTGATGCATATATCAAAATTACAGGTGACGGTAAGAATGAATAA
- the lptD gene encoding LPS assembly protein LptD encodes MKKLSLSRIAIAITFSLYNYSSPSYAIDLPKNDTTNPQCLVGVPKFERPIVNGDINTLPINAEADEFEGLYPNLAIYKGRVYVEQGNRTVLADKVTIDSKDANNRMVTLDGDITYQDNMIQTKGNHASMNLNSNDANINPSEYQLVNRLGRGEADEIKLEKNRYVILKNGSFTSCPVGDSAWNITGSTIIHDNEEQLLEVWNAVFRIEKVPVLYSPYLQLPTGNKRRSGLLIPNFGYDSVDGIDFSLPYYWNIAPNYDATITPRILQHRGVQLQTEFRYLNQLGLGTFAFDWLQHDNQYSDDRKKSTNGNRYDNNRNRWLFYWKNDELINYNWRFIADTTRVSDNQYLTDLSSKYASQTAGYLTQFYKLAYNDENWDVALGYKHFQPFHYDILYQTQPQLDINYYNYELGPLKFKTFSQLSHFINSTDNEPEAWRVHIEPTINYTVTNSWANLSAETGFMATHYNQKNIFKYNNNLEHIKEGIKLDRTVNRFIPRFSIDGKVIFERDFDLIDGYSQTLEPRVKYTYNPYRNQSNIGNYDSTLLQADYIGLFRDQTYSGLDRIASTNKLSTGVTTRFYDSNKVEKFNMSLGQITYFTKSKTGDHNNELDKNSDTGSVTWATDNFWRISDDIIFRSGIQYDTRIDTISLANTTFEYRPSGDKLIQLSYRYANRNYIDTVDDRYKYSAYKGYKQDLSQAGIMVSWPLSEKVSAVGSYYYDIKQKQISDSFIGVNYSDCCWGVTVQYGRKLTDWDNTEHISKYKNKLSINFELKGLGSNRDTQAKMLNFGKLPYTTTFE; translated from the coding sequence ATGAAAAAATTATCGCTTTCTCGTATTGCTATAGCTATAACATTTTCTTTGTACAATTATAGCAGCCCAAGTTATGCAATAGATTTACCAAAAAATGACACTACTAATCCGCAGTGTCTTGTTGGTGTACCTAAATTTGAGCGACCAATTGTTAATGGAGATATAAATACATTACCTATTAATGCAGAAGCAGATGAGTTTGAAGGACTTTATCCTAATTTAGCTATTTACAAAGGTCGTGTTTATGTAGAGCAAGGCAATCGTACAGTTTTAGCTGATAAAGTGACGATTGACTCAAAAGATGCAAATAATCGGATGGTTACACTCGATGGTGATATCACTTATCAAGATAATATGATACAAACCAAAGGTAACCACGCATCAATGAATCTAAATAGCAATGATGCGAATATAAATCCAAGTGAGTATCAATTAGTTAATAGACTTGGACGAGGTGAAGCCGATGAGATCAAACTTGAAAAGAATCGCTATGTAATTCTTAAAAATGGTAGTTTTACCTCCTGTCCTGTAGGAGATAGTGCTTGGAATATTACAGGTTCAACAATTATTCACGATAATGAAGAACAGTTGTTGGAAGTTTGGAATGCGGTATTTAGAATAGAGAAAGTACCTGTTCTTTACTCACCTTATTTACAATTGCCTACAGGCAATAAAAGACGATCAGGATTGTTAATTCCTAATTTTGGTTACGATAGTGTTGATGGTATCGATTTTTCATTACCGTATTATTGGAACATTGCTCCAAATTATGATGCAACTATAACACCACGAATACTACAACACCGTGGTGTACAGTTACAAACTGAGTTTCGCTACTTAAATCAATTAGGATTAGGGACTTTCGCTTTTGACTGGTTACAGCATGATAATCAATACAGTGACGATAGAAAAAAATCAACAAATGGCAACAGATACGATAACAATCGTAATCGATGGTTATTCTATTGGAAAAACGACGAATTAATTAACTACAATTGGCGTTTTATAGCTGATACTACACGAGTCAGTGACAATCAATATTTAACAGATCTCAGTTCTAAATATGCGTCTCAAACAGCTGGATATCTGACTCAGTTTTATAAATTAGCATACAATGATGAAAATTGGGATGTTGCTTTAGGTTACAAACACTTCCAACCATTCCACTATGATATTCTTTACCAAACTCAGCCTCAATTAGATATCAACTATTATAACTACGAGCTGGGACCATTAAAATTTAAGACTTTTTCACAACTTTCTCATTTTATAAATTCAACAGATAATGAACCCGAAGCTTGGCGAGTCCATATAGAACCAACTATCAATTATACAGTTACAAATTCTTGGGCAAATTTATCTGCAGAAACTGGTTTTATGGCAACTCATTACAACCAGAAAAACATATTTAAATATAATAATAATCTTGAACACATAAAAGAAGGGATAAAGTTAGATCGCACAGTAAATCGTTTTATACCGAGATTTAGTATTGATGGTAAAGTAATTTTTGAAAGAGACTTTGATCTAATCGATGGGTATAGCCAAACACTCGAACCTAGAGTGAAATATACTTATAACCCTTATCGTAACCAATCAAATATTGGAAATTACGATTCCACACTCTTACAAGCTGATTACATTGGTTTATTTAGAGATCAAACATATAGTGGTTTAGACCGTATTGCATCAACAAATAAACTTTCAACGGGTGTAACTACACGTTTTTATGATAGTAACAAAGTTGAAAAATTTAATATGTCCTTAGGGCAAATTACCTATTTTACAAAATCTAAAACCGGTGATCACAATAATGAATTAGATAAAAATTCTGATACAGGTAGTGTCACTTGGGCAACAGATAATTTCTGGCGAATTAGTGACGATATTATTTTCCGAAGCGGGATTCAATACGACACCCGTATTGATACTATTTCGCTAGCCAATACAACGTTTGAATATCGACCATCGGGTGACAAATTAATTCAATTATCTTATCGTTATGCCAATCGTAACTATATTGACACTGTAGATGACAGGTATAAGTATTCCGCATATAAAGGTTACAAACAAGATCTTTCTCAAGCCGGCATTATGGTTAGTTGGCCACTATCTGAAAAAGTGAGTGCTGTGGGATCTTATTATTATGATATTAAGCAAAAACAGATTTCAGACAGTTTTATTGGGGTAAATTATAGCGACTGCTGTTGGGGAGTAACCGTACAATATGGACGCAAATTAACCGACTGGGATAACACAGAACATATAAGTAAATACAAAAACAAACTGTCAATTAACTTTGAACTTAAAGGTTTAGGAAGTAATCGTGACACGCAAGCCAAAATGTTAAACTTTGGTAAATTACCTTATACAACAACATTTGAATAA
- the oxyR gene encoding DNA-binding transcriptional regulator OxyR: protein MNIRDLEYFVSLAEFRHFRKAADACNVSQPTLSGQIRKLEDELGVMLLERTSRKVLFTQTGMMLVEQAKEILRNIQILKEMASRQGEEMAGPMHIGLIPTIAPYLLPHVITVLHESFPQLELYLHEAQTANIVAQLESGKLDCAIIAQVKETSQFIELPLFNEPMFLAVPANDELASKQTVKLSSLKGKKFLMLEDGHCLREHAMGYCFQVGIDEDKQFKATSLETLRSMISAGRGITLFPELAAPNERTRDNICYIPCTDPVPTRSIALIYRPGSPLRSRYETIAKTIRDHMPKVFAEKERLLGQK, encoded by the coding sequence ATGAATATTCGAGATTTGGAATATTTTGTATCATTAGCTGAATTCCGGCACTTTCGTAAAGCAGCTGATGCTTGTAATGTTAGTCAACCAACACTAAGTGGTCAAATCAGAAAACTTGAAGACGAATTAGGCGTAATGTTACTTGAACGTACTAGTCGTAAAGTGTTATTTACTCAAACTGGCATGATGCTTGTTGAGCAAGCTAAAGAAATTTTACGTAATATACAGATTTTAAAAGAGATGGCTAGTCGTCAGGGGGAAGAGATGGCTGGTCCTATGCATATTGGATTAATTCCGACTATCGCTCCATATTTATTACCACATGTGATTACCGTATTACATGAATCCTTTCCTCAACTAGAACTTTATTTACATGAAGCGCAAACTGCCAATATTGTTGCTCAACTTGAAAGTGGAAAATTGGATTGTGCTATTATCGCTCAAGTAAAAGAAACCTCACAATTTATTGAACTACCTTTATTCAATGAACCTATGTTTTTAGCCGTTCCTGCAAATGATGAATTAGCTAGTAAACAGACAGTTAAGCTTTCTAGTCTGAAAGGGAAGAAATTTTTAATGTTGGAGGATGGTCATTGTCTACGCGAACATGCTATGGGGTATTGTTTTCAGGTAGGAATTGATGAAGATAAACAATTTAAAGCGACGAGTTTAGAAACATTGCGTAGTATGATATCAGCAGGACGTGGAATTACTTTATTTCCAGAGTTAGCGGCTCCAAATGAACGTACTCGTGATAATATTTGCTATATTCCATGTACTGATCCTGTCCCAACACGAAGCATCGCTTTAATTTATCGACCTGGTTCTCCATTACGTTCTCGTTATGAAACTATCGCTAAAACTATTCGTGACCATATGCCAAAAGTCTTTGCTGAAAAAGAACGACTGTTAGGCCAGAAATAA
- the sppA gene encoding signal peptide peptidase SppA: protein MSVLTVIKAIWKGINLIREIFLNLIFLIIILLIFSGIALFKESQKQDIIPQYGTLVINLEGVIVDNSLYSDELYEIQNKLYGKRVNLSRENSLFDLVQKISQATSDPNINSIVLKLDNFVGADLSSLQYLGKYLNKFKEANKPIYAIGSSFNQSQYYLAAYANKIYLTPLGAVNVFGLSANNLYYKTLLDNLKINTHVFRVGTYKSAIEPFIRDNMSEEARSNTSRWLNLMWNNYLNDISAERKKAPTQLVPPTGKMLSELKSVNGNMAQYALANGLIDAISDEFDFELEHKIKQKVSIYDYRLKEDAEESNKEPKIAVIFVNGTITNGANSSNVAGSQDIVKQLRDIRNKLQRNNIQAIVLRVNSPGGSVEASEAIRSELETLRRYQIPVVVSMGGMAASGGYWISTASDYIIASPNTITGSIGIFGILPTFENSLSHIGVYNDGVSTSPLANNSLTQNLSDEMNQFIQLNIDNGYLNFISLVAKARNMTPEQVDHIAQGQVWLGSEGSKNGLVDKLGDFDDAVDMAATLANISNYKIDWQKPEGSWFNALYSDMLAMMPKSTAEVFFEHIPEVKQIKQQVSLWDKFQDSQNRYIYCLNCADVR, encoded by the coding sequence ATGTCTGTACTAACTGTTATAAAAGCAATATGGAAAGGTATCAATTTAATTAGAGAAATATTTCTTAACCTAATTTTCTTAATCATAATCCTATTGATCTTTAGTGGTATTGCATTATTTAAAGAATCACAAAAGCAAGACATCATTCCTCAATATGGCACATTAGTTATAAATCTTGAAGGCGTTATTGTCGACAACTCGCTTTATAGTGATGAATTGTATGAAATACAAAATAAATTATATGGTAAAAGAGTAAATCTATCACGCGAAAATAGTTTATTCGATTTAGTGCAAAAAATATCACAAGCTACATCAGATCCTAATATAAATAGCATAGTCCTAAAATTGGACAACTTTGTCGGAGCAGACTTAAGTTCTTTGCAATATCTTGGTAAATATTTAAACAAATTCAAAGAGGCAAATAAGCCTATTTACGCTATCGGTTCAAGCTTCAATCAAAGCCAATATTATTTGGCCGCTTATGCTAATAAAATCTATTTAACTCCATTAGGTGCAGTTAATGTTTTTGGATTATCCGCCAATAATTTGTACTACAAAACATTACTAGACAACTTAAAGATTAATACTCATGTTTTTCGTGTAGGAACTTATAAATCAGCTATTGAGCCATTTATCAGAGATAATATGTCAGAAGAAGCAAGAAGTAACACATCTCGATGGTTAAACTTAATGTGGAATAACTACCTTAATGACATTTCTGCAGAACGCAAAAAAGCACCAACACAACTAGTTCCCCCAACTGGTAAAATGTTATCAGAACTAAAATCTGTTAATGGTAATATGGCCCAATACGCTTTAGCAAACGGTTTAATTGATGCTATAAGTGATGAATTTGATTTTGAACTTGAACATAAAATAAAGCAAAAAGTCAGTATCTATGATTATAGACTTAAGGAAGATGCTGAAGAATCAAACAAAGAACCCAAAATAGCTGTTATTTTTGTGAATGGAACTATTACTAACGGCGCAAATAGCAGTAATGTAGCCGGTAGCCAAGATATTGTTAAACAATTAAGAGATATTCGTAATAAATTACAAAGAAATAATATACAGGCTATCGTACTCAGAGTAAATAGTCCAGGAGGAAGTGTCGAAGCTTCAGAAGCAATTCGCAGTGAACTAGAAACTTTACGTCGTTACCAAATCCCGGTTGTTGTTTCTATGGGTGGTATGGCTGCTTCTGGAGGATACTGGATATCAACTGCATCTGATTATATTATCGCTAGTCCGAATACGATTACAGGTTCTATAGGTATTTTTGGCATTTTACCAACCTTTGAAAACTCACTTTCTCATATTGGTGTTTATAACGATGGGGTTTCAACCTCACCATTGGCAAATAACAGCCTAACTCAAAATTTATCCGATGAAATGAATCAATTCATTCAACTGAATATTGATAATGGTTACTTGAATTTCATCTCTTTGGTAGCAAAAGCTCGTAATATGACGCCAGAACAAGTAGATCATATAGCTCAAGGGCAAGTTTGGCTCGGCTCCGAAGGAAGTAAAAATGGCTTAGTGGATAAATTAGGGGATTTTGACGATGCGGTTGACATGGCTGCAACATTAGCCAATATTTCTAATTATAAAATAGATTGGCAAAAGCCTGAAGGAAGCTGGTTCAATGCACTTTACTCAGATATGCTTGCTATGATGCCAAAATCAACAGCAGAGGTATTTTTTGAGCATATCCCAGAAGTAAAACAAATCAAGCAGCAAGTTTCACTATGGGATAAGTTCCAAGATTCACAAAACCGTTATATCTACTGTCTAAACTGTGCTGATGTTCGATAA